The following are from one region of the Sphingobium sp. MI1205 genome:
- a CDS encoding ShlB/FhaC/HecB family hemolysin secretion/activation protein: protein MIFDKALAGLKAVVAAAGLLLASAPASAQMAGPGEGASAPVIDRERSDRVTPRIAPASPATSASPPPTVEPVSEPAAGVALTRVHYMGASLPAARLDKAVAPLIGRPLTRETLQAVAKAVGDAYARSDIAFYAVSIPAQVPAGGQLIVRVVEGRVTNYQLAGLSPSMPVRLIDAQMRRVVRDTPLRKSVLQRALALLRDIPGQSVDARVRQNGAEGELVLDLIVKRKQVQIGLLIDNSGVSNVIDGVQAQLSVTANGLLREGDSTKVAGYLPFYPDRYQFYSLAHSTPIGGNGTTVLANIAHVDSRQRNQPIEGEATLAGVTVSHAVIRNNRTNLSVNASLDGIDSSNYFLDVRFGDYRSRAVRLGASWSQSDQRQGHALSAVVSRGVDIFGARAFTGFSEKAFTKVNMQAVAVRALSKRVSLKLTAKGQYSADKLPVTERFSLGGRGAGMAFRVGTRTAEQALAGSAELSWTPVRAPPFQNSALFAYVDGAVAHGVARPFYRLPAEDLSLASAGGGVRVGIGAKWRLSAEVAVPVKRIDSRDSRKARFFFGIGRAF from the coding sequence ATGATTTTCGACAAGGCTTTGGCGGGGCTGAAGGCGGTCGTGGCGGCGGCGGGGCTGCTGCTGGCCAGCGCGCCCGCGTCGGCGCAAATGGCGGGACCGGGGGAGGGGGCTTCCGCGCCCGTGATCGATCGCGAGCGTTCCGATCGCGTGACGCCCCGCATCGCGCCCGCTTCCCCTGCGACGTCGGCATCGCCGCCCCCGACAGTCGAGCCAGTGAGTGAACCGGCCGCAGGCGTCGCGCTGACGCGGGTGCATTATATGGGCGCATCGCTTCCTGCTGCGCGGCTGGACAAGGCGGTTGCGCCGCTGATCGGAAGGCCGCTGACGCGCGAGACGTTGCAGGCGGTCGCCAAGGCGGTGGGCGACGCCTATGCCCGCAGCGACATCGCCTTTTACGCGGTGTCCATCCCCGCGCAGGTGCCGGCGGGCGGGCAGCTGATCGTCCGGGTCGTGGAAGGGCGGGTGACAAATTATCAACTTGCGGGCCTGTCGCCCAGCATGCCCGTGCGCCTGATCGATGCGCAGATGCGGCGGGTGGTGCGCGACACGCCGCTTCGCAAATCGGTGCTGCAACGGGCGCTGGCGCTGTTGCGCGACATTCCGGGGCAGAGCGTCGATGCGCGCGTGCGCCAAAACGGCGCGGAAGGCGAGCTGGTGCTGGACCTGATCGTCAAGCGCAAGCAGGTGCAGATCGGCCTGCTGATCGACAATAGCGGCGTCAGCAATGTGATTGACGGCGTCCAGGCGCAACTGTCGGTGACGGCCAACGGGCTGCTGCGGGAAGGGGACAGCACGAAAGTCGCGGGCTACCTGCCCTTCTATCCCGATCGTTATCAATTTTATTCGCTGGCCCACAGCACGCCGATTGGCGGTAACGGCACGACAGTGTTAGCCAACATCGCCCATGTGGACAGCCGCCAGCGCAATCAGCCGATCGAGGGTGAAGCGACGCTGGCCGGGGTGACGGTCAGCCACGCCGTGATCCGTAACAATCGCACAAACCTGTCCGTGAACGCGTCGCTCGATGGCATTGATAGCAGCAATTATTTTCTCGACGTGCGCTTTGGCGATTACCGATCGCGCGCGGTGCGGCTGGGCGCGTCATGGTCGCAGTCCGATCAGCGGCAGGGCCATGCGCTGTCGGCGGTGGTGAGCCGGGGTGTCGATATATTCGGCGCGCGCGCTTTCACCGGCTTTTCGGAAAAGGCCTTTACCAAGGTCAACATGCAAGCCGTTGCGGTGCGCGCGCTGTCGAAGCGCGTGTCGCTGAAACTGACGGCGAAGGGGCAATATTCGGCGGACAAGCTGCCCGTGACCGAGCGTTTCTCGCTGGGCGGGCGTGGGGCTGGCATGGCGTTCCGGGTTGGCACGCGCACGGCGGAACAGGCGCTGGCGGGCAGTGCGGAGCTTAGCTGGACACCTGTACGTGCGCCGCCTTTTCAGAACAGCGCCCTGTTCGCCTATGTTGATGGCGCGGTGGCGCATGGCGTTGCGCGGCCATTTTACCGGCTGCCTGCGGAGGATCTGTCGCTCGCGTCGGCGGGCGGCGGTGTGCGTGTGGGGATTGGCGCCAAATGGCGTTTGAGCGCGGAGGTCGCCGTGCCCGTCAAGCGCATCGACAGCCGCGATTCCCGCAAGGCGCGCTTCTTTTTCGGGATTGGGCGCGCCTTCTGA
- a CDS encoding metallophosphoesterase family protein, translating to MIATNEPTRHDGLTLAAIGDLHVSDTSEHRYRAMFEEISEKADILALCGDLTNFGKTREAEILAEDLRACTIPTVAVLGNHDYECGQPEEVVRILHGAGVTVLDDQAVEIKGVGFAGVKGFVGGFGRGELGAFGEKGIKSFVEEAINEARKLENALRSLRTDRCVAVLHYAPVVDTVAGEPPEIYPFLGSSRLAEAIDRFDNVRFAVHGHAHRGAFEGRTPRGVPVYNCAQFVVSEKFDRPYALIAL from the coding sequence ATGATCGCAACAAATGAACCCACCCGGCATGACGGGCTGACGCTCGCCGCGATCGGCGACCTGCATGTCAGCGATACGTCCGAGCATCGCTATCGCGCGATGTTCGAGGAGATTTCGGAAAAGGCCGACATATTGGCGCTGTGCGGCGACCTGACCAATTTTGGCAAGACGCGCGAGGCGGAGATATTGGCCGAGGACTTACGCGCCTGTACCATTCCCACGGTCGCGGTGCTGGGCAACCATGATTATGAATGCGGCCAGCCAGAGGAAGTCGTGCGCATCCTGCATGGCGCGGGTGTCACGGTGCTGGACGATCAGGCGGTTGAAATCAAAGGCGTCGGCTTTGCCGGGGTGAAGGGCTTTGTCGGCGGGTTCGGTCGGGGCGAACTGGGTGCGTTCGGCGAGAAGGGGATCAAGAGCTTCGTCGAAGAGGCGATCAACGAGGCGCGCAAGCTGGAAAATGCGCTGCGGTCGTTGCGGACGGACCGCTGCGTCGCGGTGCTGCATTATGCGCCCGTCGTCGATACGGTTGCAGGGGAGCCGCCGGAAATTTATCCTTTCCTGGGTTCTTCGCGGCTGGCCGAGGCGATTGACCGGTTCGACAATGTGCGCTTTGCCGTTCACGGCCATGCCCATCGTGGCGCTTTTGAAGGGCGTACGCCGCGCGGCGTGCCCGTCTACAACTGCGCGCAGTTCGTCGTGTCGGAAAAATTCGACCGGCCGTACGCCTTGATCGCGCTTTAG
- a CDS encoding GIY-YIG nuclease family protein codes for MTIARRMPFHAYLLRCSDGSFYAGHTEELEHRLAQHSSGALGGYTASRRPVTLVWTDSFDSRDEALAAERRIEGWSRAKKIALIEGDWEKIRLLARNRQDR; via the coding sequence ATGACGATAGCAAGGCGCATGCCCTTTCACGCCTATCTGCTCCGCTGTAGCGACGGCTCTTTCTATGCTGGCCACACCGAGGAACTGGAGCATCGCCTCGCCCAACATTCCAGCGGCGCTCTTGGCGGCTATACCGCATCCCGCAGACCCGTGACGCTGGTGTGGACGGACAGCTTTGACAGCAGGGACGAGGCGCTCGCCGCCGAACGCCGGATCGAGGGTTGGAGCCGGGCAAAGAAAATCGCGTTGATCGAAGGCGATTGGGAAAAGATCAGGCTTCTGGCGCGCAATCGGCAGGACCGGTGA
- a CDS encoding tetratricopeptide repeat protein encodes MVIDWGNDVAAKLSVGRVALVGAAALALVSVGYNVWRDRPEKTAASAPFAPAAQQPSDPEAVIRGLQDRVGSNPDDAEGWQMLGWAYFENGRHADAVRAYRRAVKLAPDNATFWSSLGEAVVMASERDPMPREAAEAFDKAVKIDPKEPRARYFQAVRKDLAQDHEGAIRDWLALLADTPSGAPWEADLRRTIEQVGKINGIDVKGRLAAIKPAAPHPDMGSPLGGSVATAAIPGPSREQMQAAAQLPKGQQDAMIEGMVSGLEAKLKADPANVDGWIMLMRSRMTLGETAKAQAALEAARKANPGQSARLRDEARVLGVPGV; translated from the coding sequence ATGGTTATTGATTGGGGGAATGATGTGGCGGCGAAGCTGAGCGTGGGACGGGTTGCGCTGGTGGGGGCGGCTGCGCTGGCGCTGGTGTCGGTGGGCTATAATGTCTGGCGCGACCGGCCGGAAAAGACGGCGGCATCCGCGCCCTTCGCCCCTGCCGCGCAGCAGCCGTCCGACCCGGAAGCGGTGATCCGTGGATTGCAGGACCGGGTGGGGTCCAATCCCGATGACGCCGAGGGCTGGCAGATGCTGGGCTGGGCCTATTTCGAAAACGGACGGCATGCCGATGCGGTGCGGGCCTATCGCCGCGCGGTGAAGCTGGCCCCGGACAATGCGACCTTCTGGTCATCGCTGGGCGAAGCGGTGGTGATGGCGAGCGAGCGTGATCCGATGCCCAGGGAAGCGGCGGAGGCGTTCGACAAGGCTGTGAAGATCGACCCCAAGGAACCGCGCGCCCGCTATTTCCAGGCGGTGCGGAAAGATCTGGCGCAGGATCATGAAGGCGCGATCCGCGACTGGCTGGCGCTGCTGGCCGACACGCCTTCCGGCGCGCCGTGGGAAGCGGACCTGCGGCGCACGATCGAGCAGGTGGGGAAGATCAACGGCATTGATGTGAAGGGCCGGCTGGCCGCGATAAAGCCCGCCGCGCCGCATCCCGATATGGGGTCGCCGCTAGGGGGATCGGTGGCGACGGCGGCCATTCCGGGGCCGAGCCGGGAACAGATGCAGGCGGCGGCGCAGCTTCCCAAGGGGCAGCAGGACGCGATGATCGAGGGCATGGTGTCGGGATTGGAGGCGAAGCTGAAGGCCGATCCGGCCAATGTCGATGGCTGGATCATGCTGATGCGCAGCCGCATGACGCTGGGCGAAACGGCGAAGGCGCAGGCGGCGCTGGAGGCGGCACGCAAGGCCAATCCGGGGCAGAGCGCAAGGTTGCGGGATGAGGCGCGGGTGCTGGGGGTGCCGGGGGTGTGA
- a CDS encoding 2OG-Fe(II) oxygenase — MNNVWEVWPSALTAVECDAIIKRADFYADQSATVGFETSSRSDEAYRSSLIRWFDPLRERDIVERVMQFVHASNRTNFGVDIVAPYEVQFTEYHGTQQGKYDWHQDVWLESARPFDRKLSVVVQLSEPEDYEGGAFEFFCVAQPGATFAPRGSLLIFPSFLQHRVLPVTKGLRRSLVTWVEGPRWR, encoded by the coding sequence ATGAACAATGTGTGGGAGGTCTGGCCATCGGCGCTGACCGCCGTGGAATGTGACGCGATCATCAAGCGCGCGGACTTTTACGCTGACCAATCAGCCACAGTCGGCTTCGAAACGAGCAGCCGCAGCGACGAAGCCTATCGCTCGTCCCTTATCCGCTGGTTCGATCCCTTGCGCGAAAGGGACATTGTCGAACGCGTGATGCAATTCGTCCATGCGTCGAACCGGACCAATTTCGGCGTCGATATCGTCGCGCCCTATGAGGTGCAGTTCACCGAATATCACGGGACGCAGCAGGGCAAATATGACTGGCATCAGGATGTCTGGCTGGAATCGGCGCGGCCGTTTGACCGCAAGCTGTCGGTCGTCGTGCAGCTTTCCGAACCGGAGGATTATGAGGGCGGCGCGTTCGAATTTTTCTGCGTGGCGCAGCCGGGCGCGACCTTTGCGCCCAGGGGCAGCCTGCTGATCTTTCCGTCCTTCCTGCAACATCGCGTCTTGCCGGTGACGAAGGGGCTGCGCAGAAGCCTGGTGACATGGGTGGAGGGACCGCGCTGGCGGTAG
- a CDS encoding low affinity iron permease family protein, with amino-acid sequence MDRIFTALATRIAAAAGQPFSFAVALGIIVIWGVSGPLFQYSDTWQLVINTGTTIITFLMVFLIQNSQNRDAAAMQAKLDELIRALDPAREQFIGIEHRSANEVELIRAALEEEVAHAEGKARTAHKSIEHVLWRT; translated from the coding sequence ATGGACCGAATTTTCACCGCTCTCGCCACGCGGATCGCTGCCGCCGCGGGACAGCCGTTCAGCTTTGCGGTGGCGCTGGGGATTATAGTCATCTGGGGCGTCAGCGGCCCGTTGTTTCAATATTCCGACACATGGCAGCTCGTCATCAACACCGGCACGACGATCATTACTTTCCTGATGGTGTTCCTGATCCAGAACAGCCAGAATCGCGACGCGGCGGCGATGCAGGCGAAGCTGGACGAACTGATCCGCGCGCTCGATCCGGCACGCGAACAATTTATCGGCATCGAACATCGCAGCGCCAATGAGGTGGAACTGATCCGCGCGGCACTTGAGGAGGAAGTGGCCCATGCCGAAGGCAAGGCGCGAACCGCCCACAAGAGCATCGAGCACGTTCTTTGGCGCACTTAG
- a CDS encoding nucleotidyltransferase, with protein MTADPAIFDPPPDSVAFYTESLQHLVESGIPFMLSGTYALGCHTGIVRPTKDLDVFCKAGDAPRILSYFKHLGHEVEFEDERWIGKVWRGNNFFDVIYNISSASVPVTEEWFRDAVYAEVYGIDVRITPPTEFILSKIFIQDRYRYDGADVVHMILKQHERINWQWLLDSMELHWELLLIHLLNFRFIYPTERHCVPLWLFEELLGRLQTRAELPVPNIRVCRGRLLSPRDYLVDITEWGFADVVGKGLEESHDRNK; from the coding sequence ATGACCGCAGACCCCGCAATTTTCGACCCGCCGCCGGACTCCGTGGCTTTCTATACCGAAAGCCTTCAGCATCTGGTGGAATCGGGCATTCCGTTCATGCTGTCGGGCACCTATGCGCTGGGTTGCCATACCGGGATCGTGCGGCCGACCAAGGATCTGGACGTCTTCTGCAAGGCGGGCGATGCGCCGCGTATCCTTTCCTACTTCAAGCATCTGGGGCATGAGGTCGAGTTCGAGGATGAACGCTGGATCGGCAAGGTCTGGCGCGGGAACAACTTCTTCGATGTGATTTACAACATCTCATCGGCCAGCGTGCCGGTGACCGAAGAATGGTTTCGCGACGCTGTCTATGCCGAAGTCTATGGCATTGATGTCCGCATCACGCCGCCCACAGAGTTCATCCTGTCCAAGATCTTCATCCAGGATCGCTATCGGTATGACGGCGCGGATGTCGTCCACATGATCCTGAAACAGCATGAGCGGATCAATTGGCAATGGCTGCTCGATTCCATGGAATTGCATTGGGAATTGCTGCTGATCCATTTGCTCAACTTCCGTTTCATCTATCCGACCGAGCGGCATTGCGTGCCCTTGTGGCTGTTTGAGGAGTTGCTGGGGCGGTTGCAGACGCGCGCCGAGCTGCCGGTGCCCAATATCCGGGTGTGCCGGGGGCGGTTGCTGTCCCCGCGCGACTATCTGGTCGACATTACCGAATGGGGCTTCGCCGATGTCGTCGGCAAGGGCCTTGAGGAGAGCCATGATCGCAACAAATGA
- a CDS encoding autotransporter outer membrane beta-barrel domain-containing protein translates to MFSLRHHLQHGARAALAAATLLCAVAQPAAAAPYGPYASTPGEASLAEALDSAPPSADRAAMLASIDALPDATARADALGQLTPRSYALLPRLAIQSMDAADREIRHYLVERRSIAMDAPADVPVRGEGTIHMMLTGGLKQARYDAGFDRPEARSDSRSLRFAIDVSPVKNLIVGATLGIDGIDARLDPAQRPRITAFNSQIGPYASYHNGRFYIDATAGYNFAEYKLRRQVGWNGFSDRLTAAADGDGWAASGEGGAMLRAGAVRVQPFAGLQYRHADVEGMREGGGAAALEVAGYRTRLMRAALGARASTNVDVGNWTLRPTVEAQWQRELRKRPDSRIDARFVVGDLPIFSLRPERLDRDAGLVSASITATHSSRMTVRAGYSGEFSGDRRVHAATLALIRRF, encoded by the coding sequence GTGTTCAGCCTTCGTCATCATCTTCAGCACGGCGCGCGCGCGGCGCTGGCCGCCGCCACCCTTCTCTGTGCGGTTGCGCAGCCCGCAGCGGCGGCGCCCTATGGTCCCTATGCGAGCACGCCGGGCGAAGCATCGCTGGCCGAGGCGCTGGACAGCGCGCCGCCGAGCGCAGATCGCGCGGCCATGCTGGCGAGCATCGACGCGCTGCCCGATGCGACGGCGCGGGCCGACGCGCTGGGCCAGTTGACGCCGCGCAGCTACGCGTTGCTCCCGCGCCTCGCGATCCAGTCGATGGACGCCGCCGACCGGGAGATTCGGCACTATCTGGTCGAGCGGCGCAGCATCGCCATGGATGCGCCTGCGGACGTACCGGTGCGCGGCGAAGGCACGATCCACATGATGCTGACCGGCGGGCTGAAACAGGCGCGCTACGACGCCGGGTTCGACCGGCCCGAGGCGCGATCGGACAGCCGTTCGCTGCGCTTCGCCATCGACGTCAGTCCGGTCAAGAACCTGATCGTCGGCGCGACATTGGGCATAGACGGGATCGACGCCCGGCTCGACCCCGCACAGCGTCCGCGCATCACCGCGTTCAACAGCCAGATCGGCCCCTATGCCAGCTACCATAATGGCCGCTTCTACATCGACGCGACGGCGGGCTATAATTTCGCGGAATATAAGCTGCGGCGGCAGGTCGGGTGGAACGGCTTTTCCGACCGGCTGACGGCGGCCGCGGACGGCGATGGCTGGGCGGCTTCGGGCGAGGGGGGCGCGATGCTGCGCGCAGGGGCGGTGCGGGTGCAGCCCTTTGCCGGGCTGCAATATCGCCATGCCGATGTGGAAGGTATGCGCGAAGGCGGCGGTGCGGCGGCGCTGGAAGTCGCTGGCTATCGCACCCGGCTGATGCGCGCCGCGCTGGGTGCGCGGGCATCGACCAATGTGGACGTCGGCAACTGGACGCTGCGCCCCACTGTCGAGGCGCAATGGCAGCGCGAATTGCGCAAGCGGCCCGACAGCCGGATCGACGCGCGTTTCGTGGTGGGCGACCTGCCGATATTCTCGCTGCGGCCAGAGCGGCTGGATCGCGATGCGGGGCTGGTCAGCGCGAGCATCACCGCCACGCACAGCAGCCGCATGACGGTGCGGGCCGGTTATAGCGGAGAGTTTTCAGGCGACCGGCGGGTCCATGCCGCGACGCTTGCGCTGATCCGCCGCTTCTGA
- a CDS encoding EAL domain-containing protein, giving the protein MTKIHQTEYLLVIRLNNFPAIEAAFGADAARRAIDHLCRCAERQLGGIDLRRVDREEIELVAGYPLMQCMPVASLVDTLCAALAAEPFRYKDQDILLSVSAGHAFAGGPVGRAEENEARLRLAASCLPAGQLTGCSAESAALYRKDMEEAAVLLSRVRRGATFFTWRPVSRPDDGCAILYYEAALRRVGDTGEQIDCADGYAALERLGLAHLLDRLMIEDVARELESDPAACLSVAISAQSLSLNLHGEGAGWTGLMDRLKRDPRLARRLVMEIGDNSAMPCFRDALAFVRALRALGVRISVARFGSGHASIGQLMALSPEVVKLDSPFMHTAYESERNRLRIGHLLGLARTISPTVIVDGVESPWHLHLAAEEGAEWVAGSHLGRPSLRRGWLNSEYGDSVAALAAFNSALHQRPSARAHSFPR; this is encoded by the coding sequence TTGACGAAAATCCACCAGACCGAATATTTGCTGGTCATCCGCCTCAACAATTTTCCGGCGATCGAGGCTGCTTTTGGCGCGGACGCCGCGCGGCGGGCGATCGACCATCTCTGCCGGTGCGCCGAGCGGCAATTGGGCGGCATCGATCTGCGTCGCGTCGATCGCGAGGAGATCGAACTGGTGGCGGGCTATCCGCTGATGCAGTGCATGCCCGTCGCGTCGCTGGTCGATACGCTTTGCGCCGCGCTGGCTGCCGAGCCGTTCCGTTACAAGGATCAGGACATATTGCTGTCGGTGTCGGCCGGACATGCGTTCGCGGGCGGACCCGTCGGCCGCGCGGAGGAAAATGAGGCGCGGCTGCGTCTGGCTGCATCCTGCCTGCCCGCCGGTCAGCTTACCGGCTGCTCCGCCGAAAGCGCGGCGCTTTATCGCAAGGACATGGAGGAAGCGGCGGTCCTGCTTTCACGGGTGAGGCGCGGCGCGACCTTCTTCACGTGGCGGCCAGTGTCCCGGCCGGACGATGGCTGCGCCATCCTCTATTATGAAGCCGCGCTGCGCCGCGTGGGCGACACAGGCGAGCAGATCGACTGCGCGGACGGATATGCCGCGCTGGAGCGGCTGGGCCTTGCCCATCTGCTTGACCGGCTGATGATAGAGGATGTGGCGCGCGAGCTGGAAAGCGATCCGGCTGCCTGCCTGTCCGTCGCGATTTCAGCGCAAAGCCTGTCGCTCAACCTCCATGGGGAAGGGGCTGGCTGGACCGGCCTGATGGACCGGTTGAAGCGCGACCCGCGCCTGGCGCGGCGGCTGGTGATGGAGATTGGCGACAACAGCGCCATGCCCTGCTTTCGCGACGCGCTGGCTTTTGTGCGCGCGCTGCGGGCGCTGGGGGTGCGCATATCGGTCGCGCGTTTCGGGTCGGGCCATGCGTCCATCGGGCAGTTGATGGCCCTGTCCCCCGAAGTGGTGAAGCTGGACAGTCCGTTCATGCACACCGCCTATGAATCGGAACGCAACCGGCTGCGCATCGGTCATCTGCTAGGCCTGGCCCGCACGATCAGCCCGACCGTGATCGTCGATGGCGTGGAATCGCCATGGCACCTGCATCTGGCTGCCGAGGAGGGAGCCGAGTGGGTCGCGGGGTCGCATCTGGGCCGACCCAGCCTGCGCCGGGGCTGGCTGAATAGCGAATATGGCGACAGCGTCGCCGCGCTCGCGGCCTTCAACAGCGCGCTGCATCAGCGGCCTTCGGCCCGCGCTCATTCATTCCCACGCTAG
- a CDS encoding ParB/RepB/Spo0J family partition protein: protein MAGLIRDILSTLSRDGAPARPAVAEQDALSRLDERLTSFTQAALDSRAPMLIRPAECAVWDGNPRDQPGLNPDSCRSLIESIAAEGGNRIPVLVRHNPDASDQPYQLLVGSRRRFAIDWLNHNGRPELRLNALIVDLSDEEAFRLADIENRERADICELDRARSYQQAVDRFYGGVQSRMAEALGLSNSQLSRLLALAQLPEEVIGAFATKEDLKVRYSELLTPLLRRTEQRADMIAEARRIGQEQQECAAGKGSMLPPATVLSRLREAAARRPRDMADIAILAGGERIGRARPAKGSIMLDVTIASDADLDALFATLRETILMARAGA, encoded by the coding sequence ATGGCTGGATTGATCCGGGACATATTGTCGACCCTGTCTCGCGATGGCGCGCCTGCCCGCCCCGCCGTCGCGGAACAGGATGCGCTCAGCCGGTTGGACGAGCGGTTGACCAGCTTTACCCAGGCCGCGCTCGACAGCCGCGCGCCGATGTTGATCCGGCCTGCCGAATGCGCCGTCTGGGACGGCAATCCGCGCGACCAGCCCGGATTGAACCCGGACAGCTGCCGATCGCTGATCGAGTCGATCGCGGCGGAAGGGGGCAATCGCATTCCGGTGCTGGTGCGGCACAATCCCGACGCATCGGACCAGCCCTATCAGTTGCTGGTCGGCAGCAGGCGGCGCTTCGCGATCGACTGGCTCAATCATAATGGGCGGCCCGAACTGCGCCTCAATGCCCTGATCGTCGATCTGTCCGACGAGGAAGCATTTCGCCTTGCCGACATCGAGAATCGGGAGCGCGCCGATATTTGCGAGCTGGACCGCGCGCGCAGCTATCAGCAGGCGGTGGACCGTTTCTATGGCGGCGTTCAATCGCGCATGGCCGAGGCGTTGGGATTGTCGAATAGTCAGCTTAGCCGGCTGCTGGCCCTTGCCCAATTGCCTGAAGAGGTGATCGGAGCCTTTGCCACGAAGGAGGATTTGAAGGTTCGCTATTCCGAACTGCTGACGCCGCTGTTGCGCCGGACCGAACAGCGCGCGGACATGATCGCCGAAGCGCGGCGCATCGGCCAGGAACAGCAGGAGTGCGCCGCCGGGAAAGGATCAATGCTGCCGCCGGCCACTGTCTTGTCCCGCCTGCGGGAAGCCGCCGCCCGGCGCCCGCGCGACATGGCTGACATCGCGATTCTGGCAGGCGGGGAGCGTATTGGCCGGGCAAGGCCGGCGAAAGGCAGCATCATGCTGGACGTCACCATCGCCAGCGATGCTGATCTGGACGCCTTGTTCGCTACGTTGAGGGAAACCATATTGATGGCGCGCGCAGGGGCGTAG